From the genome of Grus americana isolate bGruAme1 chromosome 4, bGruAme1.mat, whole genome shotgun sequence:
GGTAGGTCAGATCTGATGGTGACACACACTCAAGGGGTGCATCTCCCAGCAGCCCATGGCCCTAGTGCTGAGGCCCACTCGTGGGGTGTCAGCATCCAGTGTCATTGTCCTCCTTGAATCACTGATGGGGTCAAACTTGGTTACTCATGCGAaagaagagcagctgagggCTCCTGTCCactttcttcctcatcctctgtTTGCCACTTCCCATCACGGTCTCTACCACGTCTTTAAAGAGGAGGATGGAGACCACTTGCACCTGGTGGTGACAGCCTCTCCCAGGCACTGGGTACATCTCCCTCTGGAGGGGATGTGCTTTCCTTGGGGCTCCATCAAGGTTCTCCCTGGTGGTCGAGGGAAAGGTGTGGGGTTTTGATGGGCTCAGGCTGGGTCCTGGCTCTTTGCTTGTCTCTGCCTCAGTGGAGCAGCTGGGAGCATGTGAGGTAATGGTGGGGCAAAACGCATCCTGGCACTTCCCAGGGGTATGAACTTGCCTGCTGGAAGTCACAGGGGAAAGAGACACATAGCTCCTGAAGTGATGTGGGACAGCTGTGGACACACCACATCGTCCAAGAGGGGCAAAACCATCTCTCAGCTGCCCCAGAGGTGATGCTGACATCCTATGCCCCCACCAGGGAACTAGGTATCTTGCCCTGCCACCCACGGGGACCCAGCTGTCCTCCTCCCCATGAGACACGTGGCCCAGACCAGAATGCACGGCCCAAAGCAACATGGCCAGGGGCACCCAAAGGGACGTGCGCAACCACTCACATGTTCATTAATGACTACCTAATGACCTTGGGGGGGCCGCGAGGGGGAGTGGGGCCTCCTGGACGCCTGGCTCCCCCCAACATCCGCTGGACCTTGCTCTTTGCCCTGCCCCTCCTCCTGGATCCTTGCCCATTGGGCCCAGCTGGGGCCAGTATAAAAGAGGCACGGAGGACTGGGAGGGATTCCGGAGACCCCGAGGCCataagggaaactgaggcacgcaCACACAGGTGCGGGTGAGGGATGCAGAGGGGACCAAAGTGTCTGCGGGAGGGAACTGTGAGGAACCCAAGCATCCAGTGGGGGAGGGAGGGTATGTAGGGGATCCAGCtgtcagggcaggagggggattTATAGGGAACCAAGGGGCCCAGGGCGGGGGGGTTGTTCCATAGGGGACCCAGGCTTCTGGGGGTGCAGAACTGTGGGGACCCAGGTGTCCATGGGGTGTTCTGTAGGGCACCCAGGCATCCAGGTGGGATCTACAGACAGCCCAGGTGTACAGTGGGTTGCTGTAGTGGACCCAGGAGTCCAAGGAGGGGTATCCCTGTGCATTTAGATGGGATTTGTAAGGGATCCAGGTGTCTGGGAGGGGGAATTTGTGGAATTGAGCATCCAGGGTGGGATTTCCAATAGGGTGCCCAGAAGTCCAGGTGGCCCTGACCCCACTTTCCACAGGTGCTCATGGCGAGCTGGGCCCTACGCATGGCGATGGTGCTGGCAGCACTGGCAGGGGCAGTGGGTGAGAGCCGCTATGAGAAGTTCCTGCGGCAGCATGTGGACCACCCCCAGACATCCGCGCTTGCGGCGCACCGCTACTGCGAGACCATGCTGGCGCGCCGGCAAGTGACAGCCCCAGGGCGGCCCTGCAAGCCCTCCAACACGTTTGTGCACGCACCATCTGAGGAGCTGGTGGCCGCCTGCACCCAGATGCCAGACGCAATGGGGTTCCACAGCACCCCAACCCCCATGAGCCTCACAGCCTGCCGCCTGAGGGGGAGGGACACTCGGCCCCCTTGCGCCTACCGGGCCCGGCAGGTCCAGCACCATGTACGTGTCGCCTGCCTTGACGGGCTGCCCGTGCACCTCGCTGGCACCTACGCGCCCCCCCAGTGAGGCTTGATGTGTGGGGGGCTGTAGGTGCGGATGTGGATTCTCCCTCCCACTGGGGGCTCCGTTAGGGCTTGTAATAAAGGAGATGCCACAGGCCTGGGCTCCGGCATTAGCTTCTGGGGGGGACCCTGCGATCCTGCCCCTCTCTGGGTGCCCCTGAGCCCCCTTGGGAGCCCCCAACCCTGTCCAAGGTGGACTTGGCCCCTCATGTGCCTGATAAACTCCCGGGTTTTCCCAATCTCCTGGGTGTCCCATAGCCCCCCAGGCTGCCTCTGACCTCTCTTCTGCCCCATAGACTCCCACTATGTTCCCTGACACCCCCCTTCTCAGGTGCTGCACAACTCCCCTGGGTGTCCCATAGcccccccccagggtccccTTGATCCCCTGGATGTGCACCCAACTTTCTCCCCCTGGCATCCTGACGCTTTGGGTGTCACATTGCTTTCCTGGATGTCCCATAGCTCCTGCAGGATCTTCAACCTCCCATGTGCCTCATAACCCCCTGGGTACCCCCAACTTCCCCCATGCTTGCCCCATAAACCCTCAAGTGCCTCACATTCCTCTCTTCCACATCTCCCCTCTGACCCCATCTGGGGCCTCTCTGGGGCTGAGGCTACTCTTCAGCCCTCTTGGCACCCCCATGGAGCCGAGCACTGGCTGGGGCCACACACAGCCCTGAACCACCACCCCACGCACActgaacacacacaaaaccgCAACACACGCACACGTGCAAACACACAAAGCACACAAAACATGCGCTGTGCACACAACTGCACACCAGACTTGCAACACAAAACATGCACacaacacacacgcacacacaataCACAAGCACGtacacacaacacacacactacatgcacacatatacacacacaagtATTTTATTGGGTTTGGATGGGATTTCAAATGTTTCAGCTTGTGTTCATCACCtctcgtcctgtcactgggcaccactgagaagagcatGGCTCCCTTGACTTCATTCCTCCCCATCAGTACTTATCGGGACACCGATAAGCTCCCCCTACCTGAGCCTTcactcctccaggctgaacagtcccagcctTTCTTCTTATCAGAGATGCACCAGgcccttcagcagcagcagccctttgctggactttctccagtatgtccatgtgtCTCTTGTCTGAGATCCATCTCTGGCTCCAGCATTCCAGGTGCATCTCACTGGTGCTGAGCGgaggagcaggatcacctccctcaacctgctggcaacactgtctaatgcagcccagcagctgcatCTCTGCTCTCGTCCCATTGCCCAGGGAGTCCTGAGGACTCTGATGGAAGTCTTAACATGcaggtgctgtgctgctgcaaaaaGACAGCCCAAATGCACTCAGAAATTGtcactgaagaggaaaagaagtgcAGCAAGTGATATTCCTGATCCTTTTCAATTGCTCCCTGTCCAAGATATCTCTTCCTCATGTGCCTTGAATAACTCAGGTGCTCCTTTTCTGGAATTCAGCAGAAGGGCACTTGGGGGGCCCTCCACAGACTGGTGAGCTCAAACTCTCAGCCCTGCCCCAGTGAGAGGAGCTCTAGTCCCTGTACGCTGGAGAGGATTTGGGGTATTTCAAAGGCATTTGGGGCATTCCTGGCTGGGGAAGTTCCAGCAGACTCACTCCTCcactctgctccctcctggccatgggaggagcagggtgggcTGACCCTCTCAGGAGGGAATGCCTGTGGTCTCTGCAAGTACATGGATTTGatctctgctctgtttctttcttacCTTGGTTCATCAAGGCTTGTAGGAATACTCCAGCCTCTCCATCTGTTCTCTGGCAGCTCAGATCACCCtgacacagagagaaaaatatcgTGACTGTGATTTACCCTATGAGCATTGCACTACAAGCTCTGAAGAGCATGGGAGAGGTGGCACCCATCCTGGGGAGACAGATCTGAGCAGCAGTCCCAGAGCAGCAATGCCAGTGCTGGGATGGTCTGCACACTGGGGCTACCTGAGCGTGCTGGAAAGTCTGGGTTGCCCCTGGGATCTCCCCTGTGCCTGCAGGGCAGCTCCACCCCTCTGACACATCCCATCCTGTTATTGCACTGTTGGTTTACCACGCTGCTGTGATTTCTCCTAAGAAGCAACTCTGCTTCTTCAGCATATGTTGGTGTCTGTTCTTTGTGAAggctaaaggggaaaaaactcaGTCACGAAGGAATCAGGAGCATCCTGAGGGTGTTAAGACATCTGCTTTTTCCAGCAGCCAGTGGCAATGCAGATCATACCCAGGTACTTTATCTCTGTGGCAAAGTGGCAGTTGATCTGCTGGCTTCATAACAAGGATcagaaaagctgcagctgctcctgccaTCTCCAAAAGGAGATGCCAGGATAAGAACTGGCTCTCTGCGGAACTTGCATACCATGTGAACAGGAATGGAAGGGGAACAGCATGCAGCCCGAGACCTTTTCTCCCCATCACTGGCTACTGTGCGTGGTCCTTGGAGCTGCACACCTCTTGTCTCAGGAGCTCTGTGGTGAGTTTAAGGGGAACCAATGCAGAGGATGGCCTCCAGAGATGTCAGTCCCTGTTCTAAATGTCCCAAAACCTTAGGAGGTACAAGAGGATCCATCTCCATCTGGCCTTGGTCTCAACAGCGAAAGGCGTTCCTAATAAGATTCTGCCTTGAAAATAAATCACCTTGGCACAGGGAAAGGCACAGGGCTGATCCCTCACCTGCACTAAGTTCAGCTGATGTGGCTGAGCTCAAGAGTAGCAGGGCTGTATTGCAGGCAAAAAAGTGACTTACAGAAGTTTcccttaatttaatttattgccaattaatgTACACTTTTAATTACTGATTTGGGTATTGAGAAGCACAGAAGATAGAAGAAATTACATGAGCATTTATGGAAATatctttcctcccccttccccaggcacaACTTCAGACCTCCATGAGTGGGGTCACAGCTGCACTATCCTTAAACTACTGGGATGCAGCCCGTTATCCAGGGAGACAAAAAGGCCTTTgccacaagcagcagcaggccGTTTACAGGCAGTGGTCAGCAAATTTGGAATGGCAACAAGTAGCAAAAAACCAGCATATTCCTTTCTCATTTAGGTCCTTTCATGTCCTGCCTATCACAGCCAAACATAAAGTCCCAAGGTTTGTAGTTGATTCTGCCTTATACCACCACAGGGAGACAAAACCCATCATCTCTGGGTTACGGATGCTGGTTGAGCAGCTTTCCTAAGGTcacagagaaagcctgagacaGGAGCTCAGTCCAGGCCTCCTGAACCCTGTTTAAAGGCCTCCCAATTTATGTGCTCTTCTCTAGAGAAAAGACAAACTGTGTCAGcctgactttttctttaaactatttttttttttgctttcaatgCATGTCTTTCATTTTGGAATGTGTCCTGCAGCAGATCAGTATAGGCTGCATTACAATAGGCAACCAAAACTGTTCCCAAACCAGCAGTATATTCCACCAAGAAAGCAACTATAAACTTTCCGGATACTAGCCCAAAGCTAGTATCTGAGTTGTATCTGGCTCTCTCACGTGCTTCACTATGGCTCACATGCTTGCTGTAAGATCACACTTCCACCACCCGGCATCTGATGATATAAAATGAGAGGCATGAGCAGTGTATTAACGTTTCCAATGATACTGTGGAAattcatttctgcttcttgaAAAGCAATGACATTTTTGCAGAACCATAGCAGAGAATTGCTTAAGCAGGCACTGCAAAggccttcaaaaatatttactcaGTAAAGTCAATACTGGGCTCTATGGATTTGGCAGAATGAGTCCTGTGAAACCAGGCTGTTGCTGCATGCCAAAATTGACATGGAAAAAGCTTCTCTCCAGTGCTATTGATTGTTCTTAAAATATACCTTGCACAAATacagacaatttctctgtagcATTGGCTCTAATAGTTTTTCCATGAGGTTTTGATCTCCCACATTCTTCTAACCAAATAACCCATCTAAACAATGGGGTAAGCTTCCCAACATAGCGATAGCTTGAAAAGCTCAGTGAAGAGTAGAAACAGCCATAAAAGTGAGacttgatatatttttaaaagaaatatttctttttttttttaatgatcacCAATCTTTCTGTAACTTTAGGCACcaattttgctctttttattgaaaaacaggctaatgtaaatattttaaagcattcatcaaaggaaggggaaaaccTTACTTCTTCTACCCCTCCACTatgttattctttttcttccaggagGAAATTCCAGGGTAATCCTCTTTGCAGTCACACTGTTCATGTGcctaaaattaagcaaatatcaactgagtttttttaaaaaatccatgagctttccatttgaatttgtctgttttttcttcattgtataTCATGAAGAAGAATCAAATCCCATAGACAGATTTTCTTGGGCTTTTTTGTCTGTTTAGCATGAAATACTGCTGGTGGCATGATGAGAGTATATGGCATTATGGACTGGCTTCACGTCACCCTAGAGATGACTCTTCAAATCACCTTTCAAGTCTAGTCCAAAAGAGGACCGTTTGCTTTCTTGTATGAcatgttttttaatgaatgtgcagtttaaagaataaaaattgtttgGAGAGAATAGAGCTATTCTTTTATCTCTGGTAAATAGAAAGTCCCTGTAGCTTGGACTGagtggtggggctgaggggcTCACCCTCCTTCGGCACTGAGAAGTGGTAGAACCCATCCTCTCATTTCTGTCATCAGGGGTTTAAATACCGGGACGTCCCCACCGTGACCCCATAATAAGTGAGGCCAGAGCCAGGAAGAAGCCACAGCTTTCTGTGAAGGACTGAGCTGAGaggcagcaaagagaaaggacCAAGCCTCTGGAGTACCTGGGGATTTTTCTCTGAGGTGCATCCCAGCACAGCACATGGCAGCTCAAAAAGGCTCTTATCTCGGCAGCTCACTCTCGCTGCCTTCAAACTATGTGGTAATGGCTCAGGCT
Proteins encoded in this window:
- the LOC129206307 gene encoding ribonuclease CL2-like, with the protein product MASWALRMAMVLAALAGAVGESRYEKFLRQHVDHPQTSALAAHRYCETMLARRQVTAPGRPCKPSNTFVHAPSEELVAACTQMPDAMGFHSTPTPMSLTACRLRGRDTRPPCAYRARQVQHHVRVACLDGLPVHLAGTYAPPQ